Within the Dryobates pubescens isolate bDryPub1 chromosome 25, bDryPub1.pri, whole genome shotgun sequence genome, the region gtctcttccaacctcagtgatactgtgatactttggtTCATACTGATTCTCCCAGGCTGATCCCTGCTAGAAAGACCAAGCCCCTTCTCTGAAAGTTACTTGTTTTGCACAGCTCCAGTGGCTTACACAACCCTCTGTTGGCagtcttaaaacaaacaaaagccctcCCCATAGCTTATCTTGAACGATGCTGAAAGGGGTTAATGTTCTGCTTTCTAGATCAGTGCAATACCCACTGTGGGAGCAAAGGAGCAGTAGATAAGTTGGCGTCCCTGCCggcaagctggaggaggaaggaaattcTGACTAATGCTGAGATGGAAACCCCCAAGCTCTTTGGTATGTAGTGTGGCTTTCGATGAAAATGGTATGTGTGCAACTGCCATGACTGCAGAGATGAACCAATGTGCATGAAAACCCAGACTGTATGTGGAGTAACTGTAGGCTTGCAGGGAACAGGCTGAGAACTGAACAGAGTAAGAGGgagtttaattttaaaattatattgCACAGATTTCTCTTTGCTGATTTGTTGGTGTATTGGGAGCACAGGTGTCTCTTACCCATCTGGGCAGTGCCTAGCCCAATCTAGGGGCTCAGACATGCAACACTGATCTTATAAGCTCCCCAGACATGAATTGTTCTGAGTTCTTTGCTGACTTCATGATATACCTCTTATAGCACTGTAGCTCCTCTTGCACCACAAGTAGCTGAGCCTTCAGCTGGTTACGCTCTTGCAATACATCTCGCAGTTCCTGCAATGTGAACCTGGGGCGGTTGGGATCTGTGAGGTCTATTACCATTTTATCTGGTCCAAGGCTGAGCTGTAAAATAAATGGTGGTGGTCAGGAGCCTGCAACCTGTCAAAACCAGGATACTTGGGAGTAAAACCTCTGAATATTAGTAATTTCTAAAACTAGTATAAATTCATCACaatcctgtttgtttttttccccaagcagTTAATTACAGTTTTTCATGTTATTTTTGTATTCCCTCAGTGTCTGCATTTCCCAGCCAAGTACAGGGCCCAGCTGTGACAGGCTCTGACCACAGCTAAATGCAAAGGCTCTGTCCCAAAGTGTTTGCAATCTAGTTTGTCAAGCAGCTGCTTTCATCTGATTTCCTGatgatgagaggctgagcaATCTGTCTAATGTGATACCAAAACTCTGTGGCAGCAAGAGGCAAAAACTGAGTTCTTCCCTAATTTAAGACCTTTGTGGTTATGGCTTTTTTGGTCACAGACATCAGTTTCCTTTGCCCAGAGTAACAAAGCTTTAGAGTTTGCATTTTAAATGTCAAGTTGTCTTTGTGTTGCCAGTGCTGTGCAAGAGCGGCACGGGAATGGATTTTGCTCTCTGAAAGTTTGCCTGTGTCTGAACTCCTCTGCTAGCATTGCCCAGTGCTAAGCAAACAGCATGGTCAACCTCCACAGTGAAATGGGAATAAGGATCCACAGCACTTGCAACTTGTAACCACCCTGAAGATCTCCACTCTGGAAATAGTTTCAAGGCCTTCTACAAAGGTGAGAAGTGAACTTTCTGAGACTCTTTCTGCTAGGATAAAAGAGACCCGAGACCCGAGACTGTGGCACAAGTATCCTCTGATTTATATGGTGTCAGAGAGGTTTCACAACCCGCATGCTCCCAAGTGAACAGGCTCCTGACCCCCGGCCATGTTGACCTCACAAGCTCCCTAGACCTAAATAGTTATTAGTTCTTTGCTGACTTCACGATATAGCTCTCATTGCGCTGTAGCTCCTCTTGCACCACAAGAAGCTGAGCTTTCAGTTGGTTGCGCTCTTGCAATACGTGGCTGGGGCCCACCACGACCCCGGCACCCACCTGCTGGGCGCTCCCTTGGGACCCCTCTCCCCGCAGCTTCTCCACCTCCCGCCGCAGGCTGTCCCGCTCCATCCGCAGCTCCTCCTCAGCGAGGCTGCTCTCGCTCACCAGcgcttccagcatctccagcaccctcacgaTCCTGAACTGCAGCCGGGCCAGGGCGGCCGACATCTGCGGCCCCgcgctgagctgcagcaggtcctggcCCACCAGAGAGGAGATGTCATAGACATCTCCGGCCGTTAGCTGGAAGGGGCTCTTCTCAAGAGCCCTCTCCGGGCCGTcatccccctcttcctcctcctccagctcctcctcctcccggcCCTGCTGCATGCCCGCCGCTAACTGCCTCCCCTGGGGAAGGCCAGGCAGGGCGGTGCTGCCGGCGGGGCCCGCGGGCGGAGCGACCCTTCCCGCCCCCGGCGGTTTCCATGGAGGAGGCCGCGGCCCGGCGGCACTTCCTGTCCTGCCTTTTGCCCTGTGGAGACACTACCCACCGCTGCCGCTAAGTGGATAGTGAGGGCACGGTGGGGAAGGGCCGCGAGTGGCTCCCGACTTTGTCCCGGGCTGGGGGCAGACGGAGAAAAAGGGTCGGACGGAGAAGGAGGTAAACGCATCTGCAATTCCCCAACGCCACATTCGCCAGGCGCCGTGGGGACGCGGCTCCTCGGTGCGGGGCCAGGGCGGGGGTGGGTTTGGCGTGCATCTGCTTGATGGGGACGGGAGGACAGGGGTTAAAATACGCCGGCGGGAGCCTCCTTCCCTATCCTGACGGAGCTGGCGAATCGGTCGCTGCGGACGGGAAAAGTGCTTTCCTTCCGCGCCGGCTGAAGCGAGGTGAGAGGCGGGCGGCCGCGGCCCTTTGGTGAGGCGaggcggcgggggccgggccagGCCTACGGGGTAAGGACCAGGTCTCCGGGCCCACTCACGCGGGGCGGACGGGGCTGAGGTACCCTCAGGCCATGGGGATGGGGCCGCGGGGTCCCTTGGGGTGGCGGGAGCAGTCCCGCGGTGCTCCGCAGGCGGGGGGCCGGTGTAAGGCCGCATCCAGGCTGCCCGACTTGACTCCGCCGCTGGAGGTGAACTCAAACAGTGAGGTTGCCGATTTGTTTAAGCTTGTCACACTTCGGGGGATTTTTGGATGAAAAATACTGTACAGCAGCGTGGAAAGTGCTGCTTGCATTACCAGCTCTCCCCTAAAATACCGGAATTGCAGTGCATGATTTTTTTCTCACTAGGCAATGAATGACTGGGCCCCCATAGCAAAGGAGTATGACCCCCTCAAAGCTGGGAGTATTGATGGCACTGATGAAGAGCCCCACGACCGTGCCATATGGAGGGCTATGTTGGCACGCTATGTACCCAACAAGGGAGTTACAGGAGATCCTCACCTCACCCTGTTTGTAGCAAGGCTCAACCTTCAGACAACAGAAGAGAAGTTAAAGGAGGTCTTTTCCCGGTATGGAGACATCAGAAAGATCCGTCTGGTTCGAGATCTGGTCACAGGATTTTCCAAGGGTTATGCGTTTATTGAGTACAAAGAGGAGCGTGCTCTCTTGAAGGCCCACAGGGACGCTAACAGGCTGGTTATTGATCAACATGAGATCTTTGTAGACTTCGAACTGGAAAGAACTCTCAGAGGATGGATTCCTCGGAGGCTTGGAGGTGGTTTTGGAGGCAAAAAAGAATCTGGGCAGTTGCGGTTCGGAGGACGGGACAGACCTTTCCGAAAGCCCATCAATTTGCCTAACGTGAAAAACGATTTCTTTGGAGAAGGATCCTCAGAGAAAAGGAACTGGTCTCGTGAGGGAACAAGGGACTGGAGAACAAGGGACCGAGACCATGAGAGGAGCAGAGATAAGCGACGGCCAGAAAGGGAGCGGTCATGGACTTGGGGTGAaagtgagaaagaaagggacttcaaagaggagaggagcagagggagggagaggaaggacagAGACCGGAAGGACAGGGATagagactggagcagggaaaGAGATACCAAGAAACAAAGAGATGATGATAGGCATCGGTAGGTGACAGTGCCTTGGTTTTGGGTATGTTTACCAGTGTTTTAGTTGCTGATGTTGTCTTCAGCTGTGAACAGCATTCCCAGACACATGGTGTTACACTCTTGTGCCTGTGACTAACCTGCTAGAAGCTCTCTGTAACTTGGTTGCTACTGCAGTTCAGATGTGATGAATTGttcagagaaaataaatttttGTATTAGTTTTTATGAACTGCTGAATGCTGTAAGAAATGCACCACATGTAGGGGCAGCCACTGAAACCAAGTGCACACCTCGATTGGTACCCACCCATCTGGCTGCCTCATTAGGGAGCACGAGAGCGCTTTGTAGTTAATTATATTCTAGATGTCCATGCTGGTCTCGTGAGACAGATGCTCATGAATAGCATCTTCACTTGTTGAAGAACTAGTAATGGAATGGCAACAGCACAAGCTTCTGAAAAATGTGCCTCAAGCCAGAAGCTGCTGAGAAGTGACTTTATTTTCTTGGAAGACGCTGGGACAGGTGAGATCTTTAGTAATACTGTATCCTCTTTCACCTTTGTGAGGTGATAGAGAAGCGTGTACACAAACCACACTTTCTGTGTCATGGGAGGATGTAATTTCTTTTCATTAGAGGAATGAGCGTAAGCAGGCCAGGAAATACCTCATGTTCCTGATCAATCCAGGACAATCACTGAAGGATAGTGTCATGGCTAAGTATGGTTACAGCTGCACCCACTCTGTTCTCTCCCCTCTGCAAGTGAGGTCCTGCCTGCACAGGGCTTatgtcctcttctgcagactgggCTTGCTTCTGGCTATAGCTGAATAAGGGAAAACAGACAAAGCATCCCCTTTTTTCAGTGTGTATACTGACACATCTGCTAAGGTGCTTAGAGTGCTTTCTAGAGAAGGCTCTGTCACATTCTTTGTCATCATAAACCATTCCTAAATATTTcctaatgtatttttaatggtCTTATCCTATATCTTGCCCAGTTTGAGGTTTTATTTCCATGAAGAGTTGGACAGGCTTTTTTCAGGGGAAAGAGAGCCAGATGCAGCATTTGCAGAAAGAGATGGTATTAACTTCCCACAAAACCCAAGAAGTACACAAGTCTTGCAGAAATGCTTGGttttcagaaatatttattaaacTGTTAAAATGATTTACTGcccaacaaaaaaataataaaataaaatcaacccAGAAAACTTCAGTGATCCTGCACTTCACAGGCAGGATTGTTCACCCCTGACAACATCCTGACCCCCTTTTCTAAAAGGAGCTTTTAGCTGAGAAACAAAACATGATAGATCTCCAAATCTTAACATACTCTTCCCTATCCACCATCCTTTGTGGTGGCACTTGGAGTGTATAAACTCAGTGTTCCAAACGTGATGTGAGGAGTGAAGTGTTAATGCtcgcagggcagagggggactAATCCAAGTTTTGAGGTAatgggctggaggtgagtggGAGAAGGTTGTACTGCGTAGTGATGTTGTTTAAGCTGGCTGCAGATCTGACCTGACGAtagtgtgctggctgcagcataCAGGATGAGGTTTACGTGCTCTAGGCCAGGAGACATCCTTTAATACACCAGCTTAGGTGCTGGGGAAAACCCTTTCAGTCTGGCTGTTTCTATTATCCCAGTTCATTGCTCTCAGCTGATTTCAGAAGTGATGTGCTTATTCAGGCCCTGCACCCACTGCATTCTTGTGCTTCTTCTAAATGTGTCCAACCCCTGCAAACCATACAATGGGTGTTGGCCACAATTTAACTGCCTGACACAACTGTACcatgggtgggttttttttcccccctaattgAAGTGAAACCAAGGTCTTAGCCACTTACATATCATTAAATGAAGACACTCTCCCCATTTAAGAATAGTTTTTCACACAAGGGGGGAACGTGCTGCTGTTTTATGGATACAACATTCTGTAAGCATAAAACTTAGGATATGTTACCAAAACGTAACCAGGCAAAAAAATCTGACCAATACCAGCATCCCATCACTATTTCAGATGCAGATGTCTTTCATATAAGGCCACATttcctccctgccctgagctgcagtgacACAAGGGAGGCACAGTAAACACTTTCCTAGAGCACATGGAACGTCCCTGTtcaacacacagcacagctgcagtcaggagcagggcagtgttcAGCCCATCACTGCAAGAATGGTTCCCTGGCAGTGTCATTGTAGATGGGCCAAGAACCACTGCCCATACACTTTAACGAAGCCAGAGTCTTGGATTACCCTGCATTAAAAACTGGCCTGCACTAAATGCTTTACTTGCTGTCATGCAGGAGTTCTTCAAGACTTCTTCCTACTTTCAGTACCTGGAGTAGTTGGAGCTTTACTCCagcctgtattttttttctgcttagtGCCACTCCTCAGAAGAGACTTTATACCAAGCAGTGTAGTTGCTGGGGGTAAGGTGCCAACAGCAGCTCACAGCCTCCTGCACTAAGTTGCCTATGGCCTCACCATAAAGAGATAAtcctcaccagcagcatggTACTCCAGCAGGGCTTCTCCCAGCATGTGTGCTTTCCCTCACAAGCAGACATGGATGTGCTCaccctctcctgcctggctcacaTGGGGTGCATGGTGCAGAGGCATGTGCTGACACCACACTATGCAAAGTTACACTGTACAGGGCTTTAGTGTCATGGGTTTTGTAAGTACAAGCTCAGTCACATCCTGGGGTCTCACAAGCTGAACTGCAAATCCTACCTCCTGGCAGTTCAGCTGCAAGGGGCTTTCACTGGCAGGTTAAGCCCCTCTAACTGCAGGCTATCCAAAACATCAGCCAACACCAGTGGAGCAGCCTGCACACATGGCATTCATTCACTCTGGCCACCTAGTATTTAGACTAGTCAGAGAGAAAGTCCTGAGCTGGGGTCATCTCTAATTCAGTTAAAATAGTTCCTGTCAGCTAGCTGAGGGTGTCTTTCACTCTGAAGTTAGGCAGTCTCATCTGGACAGAAAAGTGGAGAATGACTTAAAAATGTGTCTGCAGGAATGTGGCTGCTTGAGCCAATTCCTTTacagcagctgtctgctgctggcaagaaggaaaaaatgaagtATTAGAATTCCTCCTTGTAACCAGTTTCTCTTCCATTAATACTGCAGAACTCATAGTAAAGTGCAAGGCATGCTCACCTCACCCATCAGTTTCATCATGCTTTAGGCACTATCAGCAGCAAGGCAAATATATTCTTGCTATCCCTCTCAAGGCTACTCCAGTTTGTCAATTTGTATCAGGTGGATTTCCAAGGGGCTACTCTGCAAAACACAGATGCCAGCAGAACTTGACAGGACACAGCAGTGTTGAGACCTGCCATGGAGCATGACCAGCTGTTGTATCCCTCTTGAAAGAATTCTTagggaaataaaaagcaaacaaccaaTAGTGTTAACAAACAGGGTAAAAGAGTCTTTGCCACTAGATATTGTACACTGCAAACAAACTTCTAATAATGGCACAGGTCCTTTTTTGGTTTAAAGAAGCTTGTGTTACTGTAGTTAATGCATGAACAAGACCATGGACTCGTTATTCAGCACAAAACAAGTCATCTAGAAGCTTTGATGTCCCAGGGTATCGGTGACTGTTCCTACAAAGCTTGGATTCTGTTTTCAGCAAACAGTCCCCAAGTAAACAGTGAGAGATCCCTTTTGAAGAGTGCATCTGGAACACAACCACCAAGGTGTGCAAGGCAAAAAGAAGTGATGAGCTGCCAGATTTGTTTATAGAGCTTCTTGTTACTAGAGTGTCGAGATCTACTGCAGTAAACTGAACACCTCAAGCTTTTAGTcacaggtgctgcagggcttcTTGTCCTTGTTCAGTGTAGGAGTCACCTTTAtttgaatttgaccattctccaaAAGTGTCCTGGAAGTGGACATTTTTCTGTGATGCCTGCAAACGTTTCTTATCACGAGAGAAGAAACTAAACCttttgggaagggagggaaaagaaaggagactGTTTAGCATCTTGGAAAGGCTTCAAACACCCAACACGATACACagcacaacaaaacacagagcAAAAACATCTGTTTGCATCTGCAAAAATCAAGGCAGTGAAGCCTGTTGGGGGTGCATGTCAAAATGTTATTAGAGATGAAGTCATTGCAATCTCAAGCAGCTTGGCTAAGGAAGCTTCAAATAAGTTCTAAATGCTGTTGACTCTGCAAGGGGCAGGTATTGCTCAGATACCCAGCCCTGAGATAAAGAAGCAACACAATACAGGTTAGTTTCTTGGCATAAGTAAAGTGGTATCTTTGGCATTAAATCTGTATATTTTACCATACAGCAAGAAACAGAGAATGTTTATAAGGTTGTCAGCAGGGAAATTCATGAGATACAGAAATAAGCCTCCACAGTTTTTCCAAGCATACAGACTTTGATAGGTCTGATTCCTGCAAAGATCAACAATTAAATGCAGCTCTGTGCACAGGAGTTTGCAGGAGGGAGGCTCTGAACAAGTGCACAAAGTGTGCACATCATTTCCTGTCTCACAGCTCGGGTGCTCTGAGGTAATGGTGTACATGAACCAACAGCCATTTAATACAACAACAAATTGCCAGCTATCAACAGACCTAAAAAAATACAGTTGGAGAAGTCCTTAGTAGCATTTTATTTGTCTAGGATGAAGTTACTTGATTAGGTAAATTCCACGTTTGTCATCAGTAGAAGAGGTGTTAGAGCAGTGTCTAGGTCTGCTGAGAAATGCAAAAGTTGTGGTTCCAGCTATGAAAGGTTGAATTGTCTGCATGCTTTTCTGGTTTTACTGGTGCACTTGAGGAGGAAAATACTGGTTTGCTTGCACAATACCCAGCATAATACAGTTCTGATCCAGGAGGGGAATTGTTAACTGCTGCTACAGTAAGACTATGCAAATAAAAAGTCCGCTTTGACAGGTGACGGAGTATTTGTCAGGTCATAAACCTGACCCTGTGTCCGCATCCCACTGTCCTCAGCCTTCTTCCTCCACCCACATGCcctgaagtctcccctcagtaCCATGGCCCTGTCTAAGCTGCcttgtgcagagcagagagttCGCCCTTCCACATGTCTAGTCACACAGGAGGCTGGTTTTGAGTGTCAGGTCAGGTTTAAGGCAGCTTTCTTGAAAAAGTATCCTCTCATATGTGCAGGTAAGCATGATGATTATTATTCATGTCAAGAATATTAAGAATAATTATTTCTTGACTAGAAAGTGACATAAAAAGCTACACAACTGCCATGTCAGATAGGTAAAGTTGCTAGCAGGACCTGAACTTTTGCATTTCCTGGCTTTAAATGCACAGCTTTAATAGTGAAATAAGTCTTTTGCACTTAATTAGCCTCATACTTTTCTACCACCTTCATCCCAGAAGCTCATAAATTCACACACATGTGCTATGTCTTTTCAGGACCAGATCCAATTCCAGCTGATAAAAGAAGTGCCTAGTCACTGAGGCTTTCCACTGAACATGGTTGGTCCTGCATGGCCAGGCTTAGGATCTTGAAGTCCACACAAAGAACTACTGTATTTATGCAGTAAGTTTCAAATGTCAAAGTTCAGTAATTTTTCACTTCATGATGAAATTAAGTGAAGGAAAATATGTTCATAAAATCTCTGTACAAAGCAGAAGGCTTAGACTTTCTAAATTCCTTCTAAAACAATGCAAACTTTTAATGTACTTGTAAACTCCCATGGGAAGTGTTTGGAAAAGGCATGTCTGTGTTGAAAGGAAATTTGAATACTGTGTTGCTGCTGTAAATATAAAGATCACTAAAGCAGCAATTCTAATGCAGAGACTTTGCATTAACAATTAGCAGTATGTCTTCCAGAGAACAGCCATGAATAGGATGATAGAACTGATTATTGGGAGTGTATAGTCTATTCCAAAATACATCATTAGAGAGAAAATACACAGTGCAGAGATAGAAAGACATGGAAGCAACAGCCTATAATTAACACTGGAAATTAATGTAGGCATCAGCCATTACATTCTGTAAATCTAACTGACTGATCTGTAACCACTCATTAGAATGAGATGGGTTTGTAGATAGACACTGGTGTGAATTGTGAGTAGGCAGGCTTTGTAAGCAGAATTAACAGATGCTGGAGTTAAAACTGCACATTAAAACAGTTTTCTAAGGAGTAAGGATTGGCTGAGTGTGGCAACACTAAGGTAAAAGGTGATAAAATGTCAGTACTTGAGGATGAGCATGGAGGACTACTATGAGCTGTGCACTGACTGGTCATTCTGATTGGCACTTGGttcttctgtgattccacaggCAGCCAATGAGAATGCAACCAGCAGTGCACATCAGCACAGGGGCATGCAAAAGGAAACCACGGTAccaaacattaaaaaacaatTCCTACAAGGGACACAAGTCTTCTTATTGGCTGCAATGTGGGATCGTCTGGAATCAATCCAGCTGCTACCATGGGCATTATGGCTGTAAAGATCCTGGTCAGGAAAGTACAGACACAGAAGAGGTAAGACTGgagcaagggaaagaaaaagcattccattaaaaagaaaagaggcaaaCATGATACACGGGGTTACTTTGAATTATCACACAGGACACATTACAGGGAGAGGTGGATCTGCATCACCCAAGACAGTTCTCTTCAGTGAAAAACTCATATTTAGTCACTGTAATAGTTTAAATTGCTTTTGAATTTCTAAAAGATACCACTTTTCTGTTGTGAGGCAGCCTGCAATCTGGGTTGGATTTCATCAAGGTTTTACCACCTCTAGCAATGCAGAGCAAAGTGCAAGTTTTTCTTCCCAAAAGACAAACAGGTACATACATAATGGAATGAAGGatgaaggggggtgggggtgtgtgttaaGAGATAAAaaccagggctctgctgtgactACTTGATATTTACACGGAGAACGGTGTTAGGCAGGACCAGCATTACAGTTACAAATGTTTTACAGATGTTACATTTGATAGTTTCAAGTTAAAAAACAGTATTGCAGGTGAAACCTTGAAATAACCTCCTGTGCCAGCTACTTGGTTAAAGGGCTGAGTATCTGTCCCAAAAGAACCTGCATTGCTTTACATGCAGAAAGAGGCCAACTGCAGGTAGCTAAATACTCATTTGAAACTGCAGCTTGTCTAGCACAAACACTTTCTagctggctggcagcaaggCTGTTTCTCTGTAAGAGCTCAGCGCTTTTCCACTGCGCATTATACAACTCATGCAACTCAGAGGCCGAGAAGAGCGTGCTGGCTGGGTGCTCTGcgcccagccagccccacacaAACCTGCCAACACACCATCAGCCATACCTGGAACACCCTCTGTTTTTCTAAGGATTCTCCTCAGAGGTTCTCCCTTGTGCCAAATAATTTTTTGAACTGTGGACTAATGTCAATTAAAGATTAAGTTGAAATCGTGAGAGACATTTC harbors:
- the SNRNP35 gene encoding U11/U12 small nuclear ribonucleoprotein 35 kDa protein, which translates into the protein MNDWAPIAKEYDPLKAGSIDGTDEEPHDRAIWRAMLARYVPNKGVTGDPHLTLFVARLNLQTTEEKLKEVFSRYGDIRKIRLVRDLVTGFSKGYAFIEYKEERALLKAHRDANRLVIDQHEIFVDFELERTLRGWIPRRLGGGFGGKKESGQLRFGGRDRPFRKPINLPNVKNDFFGEGSSEKRNWSREGTRDWRTRDRDHERSRDKRRPERERSWTWGESEKERDFKEERSRGRERKDRDRKDRDRDWSRERDTKKQRDDDRHR
- the LOC104308466 gene encoding basic proline-rich protein-like; this encodes MRPYTGPPPAEHRGTAPATPRDPAAPSPWPEGTSAPSAPREWARRPGPYPVGLARPPPPRLTKGPRPPASHLASAGAEGKHFSRPQRPIRQLRQDREGGSRRRILTPVLPSPSSRCTPNPPPPWPRTEEPRPHGAWRMWRWGIADAFTSFSVRPFFSVCPQPGTKSGATRGPSPPCPHYPLSGSGG
- the RILPL2 gene encoding RILP-like protein 2, which gives rise to MQQGREEEELEEEEEGDDGPERALEKSPFQLTAGDVYDISSLVGQDLLQLSAGPQMSAALARLQFRIVRVLEMLEALVSESSLAEEELRMERDSLRREVEKLRGEGSQGSAQQLSLGPDKMVIDLTDPNRPRFTLQELRDVLQERNQLKAQLLVVQEELQCYKSGIISQRKDQTEELEKDASGSSPGLRKDSEEKTIIRRLFSFKHGK